From the genome of Neomonachus schauinslandi chromosome 5, ASM220157v2, whole genome shotgun sequence, one region includes:
- the APOBEC1 gene encoding C->U-editing enzyme APOBEC-1, which translates to MASDKGPSAGDATLRRRIKPWEFEVFFDPRELRKETCLLYEIQWGTSHKIWRNSGKNTANHVEINFIEKFTSERQYCPSIRCSITWFLSWSPCWECSKAIRGFLSQHPSVTLVIYVARLFWHMDPQNRQGLRDLINSGVTIQIMRVPEYDHCWRNFVNYLPGKEDHWPRYPVLWMKLYALELHCIILSLPPCLRISRRQNQLTLFTLTLQNCHYQMIPPHILLATGLIQVPVTWK; encoded by the exons ATGGCTTCTGACAAAG GTCCTTCAGCTGGAGATGCCACCTTGAG GAGGAGAATCAAACCCTGGGAATTTGAAGTCTTCTTTGACCCCAGAGAACTCCGTAAAGAGACCTGCCTGCTCTATGAAATCCAGTGGGGCACAAGTCATAAGATCTGGCGAAACTCAGGCAAAAACACTGCCAACCATGTGGAAatcaattttatagaaaaatttacTTCAGAAAGACAGTATTGCCCATCCATCCGCTGCTCCATTACCTGGTTCCTGTCCTGGAGTCCGTGTTGGGAATGCTCCAAGGCTATTAGAGGATTTTTGAGTCAACACCCTAGTGTGACTCTGGTTATTTATGTAGCACGGCTTTTCTGGCATATGGATCCACAAAACCGTCAAGGACTCAGAGACCTCATTAACAGTGGTGTGACTATCCAGATTATGAGAGTCCCAg AGTATGATCATTGCTGGAGGAATTTTGTCAACTACCTACCTGGGAAAGAAGATCACTGGCCAAGATACCCTGTGCTATGGATGAAGCTGTATGCACTGGAACTCCACTGCATAATTCTA agtcTCCCTCCCTGTTTAAGGATTTCAAGACGTCAGAATCAGCTTACATTGTTCACACTTACTCTTCAAAATTGCCATTATCAAATGATTCCACCCCATATCCTTTTAGCTACAGGGTTGATACAAGTTCCTGTGACTTGGAAATGA